A single Thermoanaerobacterium sp. RBIITD DNA region contains:
- a CDS encoding XTP/dITP diphosphatase: MKLIVATHNEHKVEEIRNFFKKDNIEVLSMGDIGIYNEVEETGSTIEENALIKARSLKNYKDDIIIADDTGLFVDYLDGKPGVYTARFAGENATYDDNNKKLLKMLEGVPANKRRATFKTVIALIYKEKEVIIEGKVEGRILENPRGENGFGYDPVFYVDKLGKTLAELSVEEKNEVSHRAMALIKLRNYLEKNLEDFK; the protein is encoded by the coding sequence ATGAAGCTAATAGTAGCAACCCACAATGAACATAAAGTAGAGGAAATAAGAAACTTTTTCAAGAAAGATAATATCGAAGTATTATCAATGGGAGACATCGGGATTTATAATGAGGTTGAAGAAACTGGTAGCACAATCGAAGAAAATGCACTTATTAAGGCAAGGTCACTTAAAAATTATAAAGATGATATAATAATAGCAGATGATACAGGCTTATTTGTTGATTACTTAGATGGTAAACCTGGCGTGTATACTGCGAGATTTGCCGGAGAAAATGCAACATATGATGATAACAATAAAAAACTACTAAAAATGTTAGAAGGTGTCCCGGCAAATAAGAGGAGAGCTACTTTTAAAACTGTAATAGCTTTGATTTATAAAGAAAAAGAGGTTATAATAGAGGGTAAAGTAGAAGGTAGAATATTAGAAAACCCTCGAGGCGAAAATGGTTTTGGTTATGATCCGGTTTTTTATGTCGATAAGCTTGGTAAAACCTTAGCTGAGCTTTCAGTCGAAGAAAAAAATGAAGTAAGCCATAGGGCAATGGCACTTATAAAGTTAAGAAATTATCTTGAAAAAAATTTGGAGGATTTTAAATGA
- the rph gene encoding ribonuclease PH, whose translation MKRIDGRDAKDLRPIKITRNFNRYAEGSVLIEVGNTKVICTASIEDKVPPFQKGTGKGWITSEYSMIPRATETRTQREATKGKQSGRTMEIQRLIGRALRAVVDLDVLGEKTVWIDCDVIQADGGTRTASITGSFIALVDAMYKLLQKGTINEFPIKSFVAAVSVGMVGNNKLLDLCYLEDCNAHVDMNIVMTDKGEFVEVQGTGEGGPFSKSDLTELMELAENGLKKIIEIQKDVLGELSLKIGAEHNEANSSNPQ comes from the coding sequence ATGAAAAGAATAGATGGAAGAGACGCAAAAGATTTAAGACCTATTAAGATAACTAGAAATTTTAATAGATATGCTGAAGGATCTGTATTAATAGAAGTCGGAAATACAAAGGTAATATGTACTGCATCAATAGAAGATAAAGTTCCACCATTTCAAAAGGGTACGGGAAAAGGCTGGATTACCAGTGAATATTCCATGATACCGAGGGCAACTGAAACAAGAACGCAAAGAGAGGCAACTAAAGGGAAACAATCAGGGCGCACAATGGAAATCCAAAGACTTATAGGTAGAGCTCTAAGGGCTGTCGTCGATTTAGATGTACTTGGTGAAAAGACTGTATGGATTGATTGTGATGTTATACAAGCAGATGGTGGTACAAGGACAGCCTCTATAACAGGTTCATTTATAGCCCTTGTTGATGCTATGTATAAACTTTTGCAAAAAGGGACTATTAATGAATTTCCGATAAAAAGTTTTGTTGCTGCTGTCAGCGTAGGAATGGTAGGCAATAATAAGCTTCTCGATTTATGTTATCTAGAAGACTGCAATGCACATGTAGATATGAATATTGTTATGACAGACAAAGGAGAATTTGTAGAAGTACAGGGTACTGGTGAGGGAGGACCATTTTCTAAAAGTGATTTAACAGAATTAATGGAACTTGCGGAAAATGGACTCAAAAAAATAATAGAAATACAAAAAGATGTACTCGGTGAACTATCATTAAAAATTGGAGCTGAACATAATGAAGCTAATAGTAGCAACCCACAATGA
- a CDS encoding metallophosphoesterase, whose protein sequence is MRLFVTSDTHGMIQSVRNILKNIKNIDYIVHLGDYYRDAISLSKEFGVPTEYVYGNCDFGDGDKYEKIIELDGKKILLTHGHRYYVKFDNNIILEKARELGVDAVFFGHTHVPVVQNHHDVLVLNPGSPSMPREGSFRTISIVNIENGIIVPQILNIDEMGFSIEKKRSGAKN, encoded by the coding sequence ATGAGGTTATTCGTAACAAGCGACACACATGGAATGATACAATCGGTAAGAAATATTCTAAAGAATATCAAAAACATTGATTATATAGTACACCTTGGCGATTATTATAGGGATGCAATAAGTTTAAGTAAAGAATTTGGTGTTCCTACGGAATATGTATATGGAAATTGCGATTTCGGTGATGGGGATAAATATGAAAAGATAATAGAGTTAGACGGAAAAAAGATATTATTGACACATGGTCATAGGTATTATGTAAAATTTGATAATAATATTATATTAGAAAAAGCGAGGGAGCTTGGTGTTGATGCGGTGTTTTTTGGGCATACACATGTGCCTGTAGTCCAAAATCATCACGATGTACTTGTTTTAAATCCTGGAAGCCCATCAATGCCGAGAGAGGGCTCTTTTAGGACCATATCAATAGTAAATATTGAAAATGGCATTATAGTACCGCAGATTTTAAACATAGATGAAATGGGATTTTCTATTGAAAAGAAAAGAAGCGGCGCAAAAAATTAA